A part of Ziziphus jujuba cultivar Dongzao chromosome 8, ASM3175591v1 genomic DNA contains:
- the LOC107407334 gene encoding ABC transporter C family member 10, with protein MEELWTVLCTESGCSDSTGSNPCSSKLGFLGHPSSCINHALTVCFDALLLVMLIWTMIQKSWSKNSRFQGSSILQIVSAIFNSCVGLVYLFFGIWILEEQLRETQTALPLSLWLSTIFQGITWLSVGLTVSIRVKHLPKSPVRLLSILGFLFSGFVCVLSLFAAILRQKVSAKIALDVLSFPGAILLLLCAYRGYSNEESDESGIQNGLYAPLNSEATAISKCDPVTPFFKAGTLNRFSFWWLNPLMKRGREKTLEDEDIPKLSEADRAESCYLLFLDKLDKQKRTHPSSQPSILKIIILCHLKEILASGFFALVKIITVSAGPLLLNAFILVAGGNESFKYEDYVLTIPLFLTKFIESLSQRQWYFRTRLIGMKVRSLLTAAIYKKQLRLSNAARLMHSNGEIMNYVTVDAYRIGEFPFWFHRTWTTSLQLCISLAILYRAVGLATIAALVVIIFTVICNAPLAKLQHKFQTRLMVAQDDRLKTSSEALVNMKVLKLYAWETHFKNVIEKLRNVENKWLSLVQLSKAHNMFFFWISPIMVSAATFGACYFLKVPLHANNVFTFVATLRLVQEPIRSIPDVIGVIIQAKVSFARIIKFFDAPELQTSRPREKFNSEIVSHTVNIKSADFSWEENLAKPTLRNINLQVGRGEKVAVCGEVGSGKSTLLAAILGEVPNVKGNIQVYGKIAYVSQTAWIQMGTIQDNILFGSAMDSQRYHETLERCSLVKDIRLLPYGDLTEIGERGVNLSGGQKQRIQLARALYQNADIYLLDDPFSAVDAHTATSLFNEYVMGALLGKTVLLVTHQVDFLPAFDSVLLMSDGEILRAAPYHQLLSLSPEFQDLVNAHKETAGSERLEDINPARNHEASSAKEIRKSYVENQLKPSKGDQLIKQEEREEGDMGLKPSIQYLSQNKGFLYFSIATLSHLTFVIGQIAQNSWMAANVDNPHVSSSQLIMVYLVIGVFSTIFLLIRSLCVVVLGVQSSKSLSSQLLNSLFRAPMSFYDSTPLGRILSRVSSDLSTVDTDIPFSLIFAVGASVNALSNLGVLAVITWQVLFVSIPTIYLALRLQRYYFSTAKELMRINGTTKSLVANHLAESVAGVVTIRAFEVEERFFTKNLELIDVNASPFFHSFAANEWLIQRLETLSATVLASAALCMVLLPPDTFSSGFIGMALSYGLSLNVAVVLSIQNQCTLANYIISVERLNQYMYIPSEAPEVIEENRPPQNWPAVGKVEIQHLQIRYRPNTPLVLRGISCTIVGGHKIGIVGRTGSGKTTLIGALFRLVEPAGGKIVVDGIDISTIGLHDLRSRFAIIPQDPTLFNGTVRYNLDPLSQHSDREIWEVLGKCQLREAVQEKENGLDSLVVDDGSNWSMGQRQLFCLGRALLRRSRILVLDEATASIDNATDMILQQTIRTEFADCTVITVAHRIPTVMDCTMVLAIRDGQLVEYDEPTKLMKTEGSLFGKLVKEYWSRFQSAESH; from the exons ATGGAGGAACTATGGACTGTGCTTTGTACGGAATCTGGTTGTTCAGACTCTACAGGAAGTAATCCATGCAGTTCTAAACTTGGGTTTTTGGGTCATCCTTCATCTTGCATCAACCACGCATTGACCGTTTGCTTTGATGCTCTGCTTTTGGTCATGCTCATCTGGACGATGATTCAGAAGTCTTGGTCCAAAAACTCCCGGTTTCAAGGCTCTTCCATTTTGCAGATTGTCTCTGCCATTTTCAACAGCTGTGTTGGATTGGTGTACTTGTTCTTCGGCATCTGGATTTTAGAAGAGCAGTTGAGGGAAACCCAGACTGCTTTGCCTTTGAGCTTGTGGTTGTCAACTATATTTCAAGGGATAACATGGTTGTCCGTTGGTTTAACAGTGAGTATCCGGGTCAAACACCTCCCAAAGTCACCAGTACGGCTCTTGTCTATTCTTGGCTTCTTGTTTTCTGGATTTGTCTGTGTTCTATCTCTGTTTGCCGCCATTTTAAGGCAAAAAGTATCAGCGAAGATAGCTTTAGATGTATTGTCTTTTCCAGGAGCAATATTGCTGTTGTTATGTGCTTATAGAGGTTACAGTAATGAAGAGAGCGATGAAAGTGGCATTCAGAATGGTCTTTATGCACCTTTGAATAGCGAGGCTACTGCGATCAGTAAATGTGATCCAGTTACTCCGTTTTTCAAAGCTGGAACTCTCAATAGATTTTCATTCTGGTGGTTGAATCCATTGATGAAAAGGGGAAGGGAGAAAACTCTCGAGGACGAAGATATACCCAAGTTGAGTGAAGCAGATAGAGCTGAAAGTTGTTATTTGTTGTTCTTGGACAAACTGGACAAACAAAAACGGACTCATCCTTCTTCTCAGCCATCGATTTTGAAGATTATAATTTTGTGCCACTTGAAAGAGATTTTGGCGTCTGGATTCTTTGCCTTGGTTAAGATAATCACTGTCTCGGCTGGTCCTCTGCTACTTAATGCCTTCATTTTGGTTGCTGGGGGAAACGAGAGTTTCAAGTATGAAGATTATGTATTGACCATACCACTTTTCCTTACTAAATTCATTGAATCTTTATCACAAAGGCAGTGGTACTTCAGAACCAGATTGATCGGCATGAAAGTGAGGTCTTTGCTCACAGCGGCCATATATAAGAAGCAACTGAGATTATCTAATGCTGCTAGGTtgatgcactccaatggtgagATTATGAATTATGTGACTGTGGATGCCTATAGGATTGGAGAATTCCCATTCTGGTTCCATCGAACTTGGACGACTAGTCTTCAGCTCTGTATCTCGTTAGCAATTCTTTATCGAGCAGTTGGGCTAGCTACAATTGCAGCCCTGGTGGTAATAATTTTCACGGTCATTTGCAATGCACCCCTCGCTAAGCTGCAACATAAGTTTCAGACTAGGCTTATGGTGGCGCAGGATGATAGACTGAAGACTAGTTCTGAGGCTCTAGTGAACATGAAGGTGTTGAAATTATATGCTTGGGAAACCCATTTCAAGAATGTGATAGAAAAATTAAGGAATGTGGAGAATAAATGGTTATCTTTAGTGCAGTTAAGTAAAGCTCataatatgtttttcttttggatATCCCCTATTATGGTCTCTGCTGCAACTTTCGGCGCATGTTACTTCCTAAAAGTTCCTCTGCATGCGAATAATGTTTTCACTTTTGTGGCAACTTTGCGCCTTGTTCAGGAGCCTATTAGATCTATCCCTGATGTTATAGGGGTGATTATTCAAGCAAAGGTTTCATTTGCACGTATTATAAAATTCTTTGATGCACCAGAGCTACAAACTTCAAGACCCCGGGAGAAGTTCAATTCGGAGATTGTGAGTCACACTGTTAATATCAAGTCAGCAGATTTTTCATGGGAAGAGAATTTAGCAAAGCCCACACTCAGAAACATTAATTTGCAGGTCGGACGTGGCGAAAAGGTGGCTGTATGTGGGGAAGTTGGCTCAGGAAAATCAACCCTTCTAGCAGCAATTCTTGGAGAAGTTCCAAATGTTAAGGGAAAT ATTCAAGTTTATGGGAAGATTGCCTATGTTTCTCAGACAGCATGGATCCAGATGGGAACAATACAGGACAACATTTTATTTGGTTCTGCCATGGATAGTCAAAGATACCATGAAACACTTGAGAGATGTTCACTTGTAAAGGACATTCGCTTGCTTCCTTATGGCGATCTAACTGAAATAGGGGAGAGAGGAGTGAATTTGAGTGGTGGTCAGAAGCAGCGAATCCAACTAGCACGTGCACTTTATCAGAATGCTGATATATATCTCTTGGATGATCCATTCAGTGCTGTTGATGCACATACTGCTACAAGCTTATTTAAT GAATATGTAATGGGAGCACTCTTGGGGAAGACAGTCCTACTTGTGACCCATCAAGTTGATTTCCTTCCTGCATTTGATTCTGTTTTG TTGATGTCTGATGGGGAAATCCTAAGAGCAGCTCCTTACCATCAGCTGTTGTCCTTGAGCCCAGAATTTCAAGACCTTGTCAATGCACACAAAGAGACTGCCGGTTCTGAAAGGCTTGAAGACATCAATCCTGCCCGAAATCATGAGGCATCTTCAGCTAAGGAGATCCGAAAGAGTTATGTAGAGAATCAATTAAAACCATCAAAAGGTGATCAATTGATAAAGCaggaagaaagagaagaaggagACATGGGATTAAAGCCCTCCATACAATATCTAAGTCAGAACAAAGGGTTCTTGTACTTTTCCATTGCCACGCTTAGTCACCTTACATTTGTGATTGGTCAGATAGCACAGAACTCTTGGATGGCTGCTAATGTTGATAATCCTCATGTTAGCTCATCACAGCTGATCATGGTTTATTTGGTGATAGGAGTCTTCTCAACAATTTTTTTGCTTATTAGATCTCTTTGTGTGGTTGTTTTGGGTGTTCAATCATCCAAGTCCTTATCTTCACAACTTCTAAACTCCCTTTTCCGTGCACCTATGTCCTTTTATGACTCCACACCATTGGGAAGGATACTTAGTCGG GTTTCATCTGATCTGAGTACTGTTGATACTGATATCCCATTTAGCTTAATCTTTGCTGTTGGAGCCTCTGTGAATGCTCTTTCCAATCTTGGAGTGCTGGCTGTTATCACCTGGCAAGTGTTGTTTGTCTCGATACCAACAATTTATTTGGCTTTGCGATTACAG AGATATTATTTTTCCACTGCAAAAGAGTTGATGCGGATCAATGGCACAACCAAGTCCTTGGTAGCAAACCATCTTGCTGAGTCTGTGGCAGGAGTTGTAACAATTAGAGCATTTGAGGTGGAAGAACGGTTCTTCACAAAGAACCTAGAGCTCATTGACGTAAACGCCAGCCCATTTTTTCACAGTTTTGCAGCAAATGAGTGGTTGATTCAGAGGCTGGAAACACTCAGTGCAACAGTTCTGGCATCTGCAGCACTCTGCATGGTCCTGCTTCCTCCTGATACTTTCAGCTCCG GATTCATCGGAATGGCACTTTCTTATGGTCTTTCATTGAACGTGGCCGTTGTCCTTTCAATTCAGAACCAGTGCACTCTTGCAAATTACATAATTTCAGTAGAAAGGCTGAATCAATACATGTACATTCCTAGTGAAGCCCCTGAAGTCATTGAAGAAAATCGTCCCCCACAAAATTGGCCTGCTGTGGGCAAAGTAGAGATACAACATTTGCAG ATAAGGTATAGGCCAAATACGCCACTTGTTCTTCGCGGGATCAGTTGCACAATTGTTGGAGGGCACAAGATTGGTATAGTTGGTCGAACAGGCAGTGGGAAGACAACTCTAATAGGTGCTCTGTTCCGTCTGGTGGAGCCTGCTGGAGGGAAGATTGTAGTAGATGGGATTGACATCTCTACCATTGGACTTCATGATCTGAGGTCACGTTTTGCAATTATACCTCAAGATCCTACTCTTTTCAATGGGACCGTGAGATACAATTTGGATCCCTTATCGCAGCATTCTGACCGGGAAATATGGGAG GTGCTTGGAAAGTGTCAGCTTCGGGAGGCTGTTCAGGAGAAAGAAAATGGGCTAGATTCCTTAG TTGTGGATGATGGATCAAATTGGAGCATGGGACAAAGGCAGTTGTTCTGTTTGGGGCGTGCCCTTCTGAGGAGAAGTCGGATATTGGTCCTTGATGAGGCAACTGCATCGATCGATAACGCAACCGATATGATTCTGCAGCAAACCATTCGAACTGAATTTGCAGATTGTACTGTAATCACAGTAGCTCACAGAATACCAACCGTGATGGATTGCACTATGGTTCTTGCCATTAGGGATG gacaaCTTGTGGAGTATGATGAGCCAACGAAGTTAATGAAGACTGAAGGCTCGCTCTTTGGAAAGCTGGTGAAGGAATACTGGTCCCGTTTCCAGTCTGCCGAATCACATTGA
- the LOC107407335 gene encoding uncharacterized protein LOC107407335 — protein MHAISFSKLSSIDIFSSTTSLTPQNCPKFPTPFPSLLSNFPSWSHPLSLSARKSCISVSSKSSEAEELSPPEDEWLQKLPDKKKPLYSHSLPCIEAWLGSLGFYQSKDDRAVWLVEKPDWHAQLSLDVTDLYIRYLKSGPGNLEKDVERRFSYALSREDIENAVLGGP, from the exons ATGCACGCCATTTCTTTCTCTAAGCTCTCAAGCATTGATATTTTCTCCTCCACAACCTCCTTAACTCCTCAAAACTGTCCTAAATTTCCCACTCCTTTTCCTTCCCTTTTGTCAAATTTCCCTTCTTGGTCTCACCCTCTTAGTCTCTCCGCAAGGAAATCCTGTATCTCGGTTTCCTCCAAGTCTTCCGAGGCAGAGGAGCTCTCGCCGCCGGAAGACGAGTGGCTGCAGAAGCTTCCCGACAAGAAGAAGCCTCTTTACTCTCACAGCCTCCCTTGCATTGAGGCTTGGCTGGGGAGTTTGGGGTTTTATCAGAGCAAAGACGACAGGGCCGTTTGGTTGGTTGAGAAGCCCGATTGGCACGCCCAGCTCTCACTCGATGTCACCGACCTCTATATAAG GTACCTAAAAAGTGGACCTGGTAATCTTGAGAAGGATGTGGAGAGGAGGTTCAGTTATGCGCTAAGCAGAGAGGACATTGAAAACGCTGTGCTTGGAGGACCATAA